In one Echinicola marina genomic region, the following are encoded:
- a CDS encoding SusC/RagA family TonB-linked outer membrane protein: MQKIYKQFSRGLVKYSLFGIILPCFAIAPAHASSLSPNFSLVERHAAQQDDKTVTGTVLSEDGTPMPGVNVLLKGTLTGTTTDIDGKYKLTVPDDNTILTFSFIGYKTQNIEVGSQSVIEVAMVPDTQQLGEVVVVGYGMQEKVTMTGSVANIKGDEMLRTKNENPQNMLTGRVAGVRVWQKSAEPGTFNAAFDIRGLGSPLIVIDGIQRTMADFQRLNPTDIEELSVLKDASAAIYGARAANGVVLITTKRGTEDGKAVVTYNGSYTLQSPSGFPQLADPYETMTLYNERAMNNINGGSLIYQEDDFEAFRTGRRRTTDWNSLLISDYAPQSQHDISITGGTEKTQYYIAGGYMYQEGMFKSGDMNYSKINLRSNITTEITKGLKFNLNLSGVADQRNSPYSSAVEIIRNYWRQGVLFPAYADPENTMLNYEGLDLEQNTIAMMSADVSGHRKYKQKYFQSSASLDYDLGTVSEALEGLSVKGLVSYDFRGDDNDIYRREYYQYMYDPVTDAYLSKLYNNSSPNQIRRELFNKQQFLGQFLINYKRTFGDNHDVSGLLGFETQNRKGDNFYAQRNLAFAMEYLVGGMNEDQQGGMQGGSGDLYEIANSAMFGRVNYAYGERYIAEVQFRYDGSSKFVKTNRWGWFPSGSIGWRLSEEPFFQSVSALNFVDQLKFRASYGMTADDGSLAYDWYPGYIYPATSGNAQNGYYNQYAPGYMLNGQFVYGASVVVPNENLSWWTAKTFNVGIDFEAWMGKFGFSLDYFDRRREGLFSTRSGDVPTVVGTGAPRENTNSDRQFGIDLELSHRNKIGEVSYGVKGIATITRRKHLIAAEKGPYGNSYDRWRNDNLTDRYQGVQFGYVAAGRYTDWEDIWSYDIYKDRGILPGDYKYEDWNGDGEINGLDQHPFAYDQTPWLNFSMALDAEYRNFDASILLQGSALGSMQYQEPLYSIWGSNGGGALEQYLDRWHPVDPVADPYDPETEWISGYYGYTGHYPFGNSDFNRVSTDYLRLKSIEVGYSLKPRNSPSTNIRFFANAYNLLTFTGVKFVDPEHPGDELGRMYPLTKTYTLGVTASF, encoded by the coding sequence ATGCAAAAGATATATAAGCAGTTTTCCAGAGGACTGGTAAAATATTCCCTGTTCGGAATAATTTTACCGTGCTTTGCTATTGCTCCTGCGCATGCTTCATCATTATCCCCCAACTTTTCTTTAGTAGAAAGGCATGCAGCACAGCAAGATGACAAAACCGTTACAGGTACCGTATTATCAGAAGATGGCACCCCAATGCCCGGAGTAAATGTTTTGCTAAAAGGAACCCTAACAGGTACTACCACTGATATTGACGGAAAATATAAATTGACCGTTCCGGATGACAATACCATCCTGACATTTTCCTTTATCGGGTATAAGACCCAAAACATAGAAGTAGGATCACAATCGGTGATCGAAGTTGCCATGGTCCCTGACACCCAACAGCTTGGGGAAGTAGTGGTCGTAGGTTACGGTATGCAGGAAAAAGTAACCATGACAGGTTCTGTAGCCAATATCAAAGGAGATGAAATGCTCAGAACCAAGAATGAAAACCCACAGAACATGCTTACTGGTAGAGTTGCAGGGGTTCGTGTTTGGCAAAAAAGTGCAGAGCCAGGCACATTCAATGCAGCATTTGATATCCGCGGTTTGGGTTCTCCTTTGATCGTAATAGATGGGATACAGCGAACCATGGCTGATTTTCAGCGCTTAAATCCAACGGATATCGAAGAATTGTCCGTCCTAAAGGATGCTTCCGCAGCCATCTACGGTGCGCGTGCCGCCAATGGCGTCGTATTGATCACGACCAAAAGAGGGACTGAAGATGGCAAGGCCGTCGTTACGTATAACGGCTCCTATACCCTACAAAGCCCCTCTGGTTTTCCTCAATTGGCAGACCCCTATGAAACCATGACGCTCTATAACGAAAGAGCCATGAACAATATCAACGGAGGGAGCCTGATTTACCAGGAAGATGATTTTGAAGCTTTCCGAACGGGCCGTAGACGTACCACAGATTGGAATTCATTACTGATCAGTGATTACGCTCCACAAAGCCAGCATGATATCAGTATTACTGGGGGAACAGAAAAAACCCAATATTATATCGCTGGAGGATACATGTATCAGGAAGGGATGTTCAAATCTGGAGATATGAACTACAGCAAAATCAACCTGAGATCCAACATCACTACTGAAATAACCAAAGGCTTGAAGTTTAACCTCAACCTAAGTGGGGTAGCAGACCAGAGAAATTCTCCTTATTCCAGCGCCGTAGAAATCATCCGAAATTACTGGAGACAAGGGGTACTGTTCCCTGCTTATGCCGATCCTGAAAACACCATGCTCAACTATGAAGGCTTGGACCTGGAGCAAAACACGATAGCCATGATGAGCGCTGATGTCTCTGGACACAGAAAATACAAACAAAAATATTTTCAGTCTTCAGCATCATTGGACTATGACCTGGGAACAGTCTCTGAGGCATTAGAAGGATTATCCGTAAAGGGCTTGGTCAGCTACGACTTTAGAGGGGATGATAATGACATTTACAGAAGAGAATACTATCAGTACATGTATGACCCTGTAACGGATGCCTATCTATCTAAACTGTACAATAACAGCTCGCCTAACCAAATCAGACGGGAACTCTTCAACAAACAACAGTTTTTGGGACAGTTTCTGATCAATTATAAACGTACCTTTGGCGACAATCATGATGTTTCCGGGCTTTTGGGCTTTGAAACCCAAAACCGCAAAGGAGATAATTTCTATGCCCAGCGAAACCTGGCCTTTGCCATGGAATACCTAGTGGGCGGCATGAATGAGGATCAACAAGGTGGCATGCAAGGTGGCTCAGGAGACCTTTATGAAATTGCTAACTCCGCCATGTTTGGAAGGGTAAATTATGCTTACGGTGAGCGATACATTGCAGAAGTACAGTTCCGTTACGATGGATCCTCCAAATTTGTCAAAACAAACCGCTGGGGCTGGTTCCCTTCAGGATCCATCGGCTGGCGACTATCTGAAGAACCTTTTTTCCAATCAGTTTCAGCACTCAATTTTGTGGACCAACTTAAATTCAGGGCCAGTTATGGTATGACTGCGGATGATGGCTCCCTGGCTTACGATTGGTACCCTGGCTATATTTATCCTGCTACCAGTGGCAATGCCCAGAATGGTTATTACAATCAGTATGCTCCAGGATATATGCTCAACGGCCAATTTGTTTATGGCGCTTCAGTGGTCGTTCCTAATGAAAACCTTTCTTGGTGGACTGCAAAAACATTCAATGTAGGGATTGACTTCGAAGCTTGGATGGGTAAGTTTGGCTTCTCCTTGGATTATTTTGACCGACGCAGAGAAGGATTGTTCTCCACCCGGTCTGGAGATGTACCTACCGTAGTGGGAACAGGTGCTCCTAGAGAAAACACCAACAGTGACCGACAGTTCGGAATTGATCTTGAACTCTCCCACCGTAACAAAATCGGCGAGGTGTCTTATGGCGTGAAAGGTATTGCCACCATCACCCGAAGAAAACACCTTATTGCCGCAGAGAAAGGCCCTTATGGTAATTCATATGACCGTTGGAGAAATGACAACCTGACTGATAGATACCAAGGCGTACAATTTGGCTATGTGGCAGCTGGAAGATATACCGATTGGGAAGATATCTGGTCTTATGACATCTATAAAGACAGAGGCATATTACCGGGGGATTATAAATATGAAGACTGGAATGGTGACGGTGAGATCAATGGACTTGACCAGCATCCATTTGCCTATGACCAAACACCATGGTTGAACTTCAGCATGGCTCTCGATGCCGAATACAGAAATTTTGATGCAAGCATCTTGCTCCAAGGTTCCGCATTAGGCTCCATGCAATACCAAGAGCCGCTATACTCTATCTGGGGTAGCAATGGTGGTGGTGCCCTGGAACAATACCTTGACCGTTGGCACCCTGTGGACCCTGTGGCAGATCCCTATGATCCTGAGACAGAATGGATCAGTGGCTATTACGGTTATACTGGCCATTACCCATTCGGCAACTCTGATTTCAACCGAGTTAGTACGGATTATCTGCGTCTGAAAAGTATTGAAGTAGGTTATAGTCTGAAACCAAGAAATAGCCCTTCTACCAACATCAGGTTCTTTGCCAACGCCTATAACCTCTTGACTTTTACAGGAGTGAAATTTGTGGACCCAGAACATCCTGGTGATGAACTGGGAAGAATGTATCCGTTGACAAAAACTTACACCCTAGGGGTTACTGCGTCATTTTAA
- a CDS encoding carboxypeptidase-like regulatory domain-containing protein produces MIKKLRAIVYIALLGTALVSATSSCINEDEPMANPRGTITGTVTDGEGQPIADVNVSLSGVGEEEVAVTTGSDGKYIFEDVSLKTHAVKFSKTGWLAVSLTVNPEKYNSENVATADISLIFASAKITGTIKDGRNGNAPLEGVNVSVGVAGTTTTNSDGIFTLENLIVDEYTVTFSKANYEPITKTVTEADFVDGIVTMDITMGSSEILRGLTYADLLTAEKWYYNEYRGGRNADAYPHWDWACNYMSALDFRGAWQEQNEGSTLQIRNNDTDRNNPADLNVFDSYVYGSKMITEDNKILSLRVSTHNADEANPAYFGVQVVDLSEAQPTAVKIGENRTYASGNYGDVTFDLSDYVGKEVIIAVGIYRQSTGDYWKQLVLRAIRFADRKVENWDWLPGTEVIEGWKLTQETVRSTMPHTKTSFTGISPISGNRDNYVDAYRAWRDADHIAANWFFAPLKKDPEVFPSEGYLIKTRNTPDVNTQVPEAYLYSKFAINAGSNQLTLSTRNFGDNFTYFKLTAIEDNGTVTHLAPQSNTADEASAAADGCWKFKHGDGGAGNPEGYASFVYDLSQFNGKNVTLALGVYNVEANSGENKLVIHGIDLK; encoded by the coding sequence ATGATAAAAAAACTACGAGCGATCGTTTACATCGCATTGCTGGGTACAGCTCTAGTATCCGCAACCTCCTCCTGTATCAATGAAGATGAACCCATGGCAAATCCCCGGGGAACCATCACCGGTACGGTCACTGATGGAGAAGGCCAGCCCATTGCTGATGTAAATGTCTCCCTATCCGGAGTAGGGGAAGAAGAAGTTGCTGTCACTACAGGAAGTGATGGCAAGTATATTTTTGAGGATGTCTCTTTAAAGACACATGCTGTAAAGTTTTCCAAGACGGGCTGGCTCGCAGTCAGCCTAACCGTAAATCCTGAAAAATACAATAGTGAAAATGTAGCTACGGCAGACATTTCATTGATCTTTGCTTCCGCAAAGATTACTGGAACTATCAAAGATGGAAGAAACGGTAATGCACCTCTAGAAGGAGTTAATGTCAGTGTTGGGGTAGCTGGTACCACCACTACTAATAGTGACGGTATTTTCACCTTGGAAAACCTGATTGTGGACGAATACACTGTCACCTTCAGCAAAGCCAATTATGAACCCATTACCAAAACTGTAACAGAAGCTGACTTTGTGGACGGAATTGTCACCATGGACATCACCATGGGCAGCAGTGAAATTCTTCGTGGCCTGACCTATGCTGACCTTTTGACCGCAGAAAAATGGTATTATAACGAATACCGTGGTGGACGAAATGCAGATGCTTATCCTCATTGGGACTGGGCATGTAACTATATGTCTGCACTGGATTTCCGTGGTGCTTGGCAAGAGCAAAATGAAGGATCAACCCTTCAGATCAGAAACAATGATACCGACAGAAACAATCCTGCTGATCTCAATGTTTTTGACTCTTATGTCTACGGAAGTAAAATGATCACCGAAGACAATAAGATTTTATCCTTAAGAGTCAGTACACACAATGCAGATGAAGCTAACCCTGCTTATTTTGGTGTCCAGGTAGTAGACCTCTCGGAAGCTCAGCCTACTGCCGTAAAAATTGGCGAAAACAGGACTTATGCCTCCGGAAATTATGGAGATGTAACGTTCGACCTAAGTGACTATGTAGGCAAAGAAGTAATCATTGCCGTAGGGATCTATAGACAATCCACTGGTGACTATTGGAAACAATTGGTTCTTCGAGCTATTCGATTCGCAGATCGCAAAGTAGAGAATTGGGATTGGCTGCCAGGCACCGAAGTAATCGAAGGCTGGAAACTGACCCAAGAAACCGTTCGTTCCACCATGCCACACACCAAAACCTCCTTTACAGGAATAAGCCCTATAAGCGGAAACCGTGACAACTATGTGGATGCTTATCGTGCCTGGAGAGATGCGGACCATATTGCAGCAAACTGGTTCTTTGCTCCACTTAAAAAAGATCCTGAAGTATTTCCATCCGAAGGTTATTTGATCAAAACCCGTAACACTCCTGATGTGAACACTCAGGTCCCTGAAGCCTATCTTTACTCAAAATTCGCCATCAATGCGGGCAGTAATCAATTGACACTAAGCACCCGTAATTTTGGAGACAATTTCACCTATTTCAAACTTACCGCGATAGAAGACAATGGCACCGTAACGCACTTGGCTCCCCAATCCAATACTGCAGACGAAGCCAGTGCAGCTGCCGACGGCTGTTGGAAATTCAAACACGGTGATGGAGGTGCCGGCAATCCTGAAGGTTATGCCTCTTTTGTATATGACCTATCTCAGTTTAATGGCAAAAACGTCACACTGGCCTTGGGGGTATACAATGTTGAAGCCAATTCAGGCGAAAACAAGTTGGTAATCCACGGCATTGATCTGAAATAA
- a CDS encoding DUF3823 domain-containing protein: protein MKNITYLVLSTLIALSSCNLFELDNYDLPAETLKGTVVDKETGEPILTDQGSEGIRVRLTELSWGDNVSPNPDFFCMPDGTFQNTKLFAGTYNVRIDGPFIPLIREDDRGVPLADETQTVDIKGVSEVTFEVQPFLKVEWVKDPEVINGKVRAQIRVTRGVSKEEFRSKIEPMGGYSDSFQNITDIQLFVSYSSTVGYRARDERWSSQLEFSGSSFNDMLGETITIESNGTIPEGRMVFVRAAARINFDTPRGSGTRRWNYNEPRQVLVY, encoded by the coding sequence ATGAAGAATATAACATACCTCGTTTTATCTACATTGATAGCGCTCAGTTCTTGTAACTTATTTGAACTGGACAATTACGACCTGCCTGCGGAAACGCTCAAGGGAACGGTCGTGGACAAGGAGACCGGTGAACCCATACTTACCGACCAAGGAAGTGAAGGCATACGAGTGCGCTTGACAGAGTTGAGCTGGGGCGACAATGTCTCTCCAAACCCTGACTTCTTTTGTATGCCTGATGGTACCTTCCAAAATACAAAGCTCTTTGCAGGAACTTATAATGTTCGCATCGACGGGCCTTTCATTCCCCTAATCCGCGAAGATGACCGTGGAGTACCTCTTGCAGACGAAACTCAGACAGTGGACATCAAAGGAGTGAGCGAAGTCACTTTTGAAGTACAGCCTTTTCTAAAGGTCGAATGGGTAAAAGACCCAGAAGTAATCAACGGAAAGGTAAGGGCCCAAATCCGCGTAACCCGCGGCGTTTCCAAAGAAGAATTCCGTTCTAAAATAGAGCCTATGGGTGGTTATAGTGACAGCTTCCAGAATATTACGGATATACAACTGTTCGTTAGCTATTCTTCCACTGTGGGCTACCGCGCTAGGGATGAGCGCTGGTCCAGTCAGTTGGAGTTCTCAGGATCTTCCTTTAACGACATGCTGGGCGAGACCATCACCATTGAATCCAATGGAACCATCCCTGAGGGCAGAATGGTTTTTGTACGCGCTGCTGCCAGGATTAATTTTGACACACCGAGAGGTAGTGGTACCAGACGCTGGAACTATAATGAACCACGTCAAGTACTGGTTTATTAA
- a CDS encoding RagB/SusD family nutrient uptake outer membrane protein, with product MKTRIILLIFSLVYISSCTNLDVPPPNVIGDETLMTSESGMDVYIAGMYSKMPFEDFKYMAQWGVEYNSWLGSLGIEGTGEAVNRDGITSAFTGERTPYWGMAFRLLREANYLLENLPEHADAFPEVTYNHYLGEAYFVRAFVFSAMAKRFGGIPLVTSVLSYPSEDSTLEIPRSTEEETWDQVLADYDRAIELLQPTSPKPGYSNKYVALSFKSQDMLYAGSVAKYNETVPGRLTGTGLKTGVRVIGFAEESAQAASKKYFREAYTAANEVIESGQYALYTKKWAADNPEAQYQNMVDMFSDPTSPENIYVKEYDFPVSTHGYDAYSAPFIFKAPLASGTCPTLDFMELFEGFDRYPNGTIKVTTGSNNTEGDYLMYDTPMDFFKDAEPRLRAYIIFPGDIFKGQEIEVRAGVYTGAEPIQPLFSDYSYATAETRYQQLPIYTQSPKELFLSAREGGSQELVAFQGGQITAAGANGPFYNNAESTLTGLYTRKWLNPDPSFEAGEGKSDQHFVLMRYADVLLNAAEAAIELSLAGESSPDGSDMLQVATSGINDIRERAGATLLSGMLTGDISSRNIVRKERRKELALEHKSKWDLRRWRVQHYEARDGFWGETREKEDFSMNSRYRFRGLYPFLSTESGQYFFDARFQWVSLKTFEYNIIDYYFAIPGGEVSKSPVIDQQPNR from the coding sequence ATGAAAACGAGAATCATATTATTGATATTCAGCTTAGTGTACATTTCCAGTTGTACAAACCTGGATGTGCCTCCACCCAATGTAATCGGTGACGAGACACTCATGACCAGTGAATCAGGCATGGACGTCTATATTGCTGGCATGTACAGCAAGATGCCCTTTGAGGACTTTAAATATATGGCCCAGTGGGGTGTGGAATACAATTCTTGGCTTGGTTCCCTAGGAATCGAGGGCACCGGAGAAGCAGTGAACAGGGATGGAATCACCTCAGCATTTACAGGAGAAAGAACCCCTTATTGGGGAATGGCCTTTCGCTTATTGAGAGAAGCTAATTACCTCTTGGAAAACCTGCCTGAACATGCAGATGCATTCCCTGAAGTGACTTATAACCATTATTTGGGAGAAGCTTATTTCGTTCGTGCCTTTGTATTTTCTGCCATGGCAAAGCGTTTTGGCGGAATACCATTGGTAACCAGCGTACTAAGTTATCCATCTGAAGATAGTACCTTGGAGATCCCCCGTTCCACTGAAGAGGAAACTTGGGATCAGGTATTGGCTGACTATGATCGTGCCATTGAGTTACTCCAACCTACCAGCCCTAAGCCAGGGTACTCCAATAAGTACGTAGCACTTTCTTTCAAATCCCAAGACATGCTATATGCAGGTAGCGTTGCAAAATACAACGAAACGGTTCCAGGAAGACTTACAGGAACTGGGCTGAAGACAGGTGTGAGAGTGATCGGCTTTGCCGAAGAATCTGCGCAGGCTGCCTCTAAAAAGTATTTCAGAGAAGCCTACACTGCTGCCAATGAAGTAATAGAAAGTGGACAATATGCCCTATACACGAAAAAATGGGCAGCAGATAACCCCGAAGCCCAGTATCAGAATATGGTGGACATGTTCAGTGACCCTACCAGTCCTGAAAATATTTATGTAAAGGAATATGACTTCCCGGTATCTACTCATGGATATGATGCCTACAGTGCCCCATTTATTTTCAAGGCACCATTGGCTTCTGGCACCTGCCCAACCTTGGATTTCATGGAGCTATTTGAAGGTTTTGATAGGTACCCTAACGGAACTATCAAAGTAACAACAGGCTCCAACAATACTGAGGGCGATTACCTGATGTATGATACGCCAATGGACTTCTTCAAAGATGCCGAACCGCGTCTTCGTGCTTATATAATATTCCCTGGGGATATTTTTAAAGGCCAGGAAATCGAAGTTCGTGCCGGAGTATATACCGGTGCCGAACCTATTCAGCCTTTGTTCAGCGATTATTCATACGCAACTGCAGAAACCCGCTACCAACAATTGCCAATCTACACCCAATCTCCTAAAGAACTGTTTCTTAGTGCCAGAGAAGGTGGAAGCCAAGAATTAGTCGCTTTCCAAGGTGGACAGATCACTGCAGCCGGTGCCAATGGCCCATTCTATAATAATGCAGAAAGCACCCTTACCGGACTTTACACCCGTAAATGGTTAAATCCAGACCCATCTTTTGAGGCAGGTGAAGGCAAGTCTGACCAGCATTTTGTTTTGATGAGATATGCCGATGTACTGCTCAATGCAGCAGAGGCTGCCATTGAATTATCACTTGCAGGAGAATCTTCTCCTGACGGATCTGACATGCTTCAGGTGGCCACTTCAGGTATCAATGATATCCGCGAACGTGCCGGAGCAACTTTACTTTCAGGAATGCTGACCGGAGATATCTCTAGCCGTAATATTGTCCGCAAAGAGCGTAGAAAAGAGCTGGCACTTGAACACAAGTCCAAGTGGGACCTGCGTAGATGGAGAGTGCAGCACTATGAAGCAAGAGATGGATTCTGGGGTGAAACAAGAGAAAAAGAAGACTTTAGCATGAACTCACGTTATCGTTTCAGAGGACTGTATCCTTTCTTGTCCACAGAAAGTGGCCAGTATTTCTTCGACGCCCGTTTTCAGTGGGTAAGCTTGAAAACTTTCGAATACAATATCATTGATTACTATTTTGCCATTCCTGGCGGGGAAGTATCCAAAAGCCCAGTAATCGATCAACAACCCAATCGATAA
- a CDS encoding glycoside hydrolase family 76 protein, producing the protein MIQIRMMITIWSLFLLLTTACTENSPDTDPKNPPVEISLSEQNLLRAMELTDSAVSAHFTGAGMAMARYYNPYTEVRSNETGSVWMYTAAIEAVNAVLHGLQAQKEHGNAKLYDENFDKYTELLAQLYDNLDYYQGTFELVSYTQTKEWSVYGVNRGNAKGTAKVEGIENVYDDQMWLVRELLESYKITGETAYLEKAEYLTAYVLDGWDTTRNPDGTERGGITWGPGYVTKHACSNGPMVSPLVWLHEIYKDKSDEITYRYIDAEDKQTRKTMQMSKSEYYADFAKKVYDWQKDQLLRSDGVYDDMRGGCSPGNPQTETIDGTVYRKGISCQDRVGPAISYNSGTMLSGAADLYRATNENTYLQDAKDLSDDSFEYFAKLNQTHDGYYSYDISGFNNWFNGVLMRGYVDVHPAYGSAADYINTFQKNLDYGYENFLYEGFLPTNLLVGWSLTDNNNRTEGMFNFAFAAEYAVLSRYELTK; encoded by the coding sequence ATGATACAAATTAGAATGATGATCACAATTTGGAGCCTCTTCCTGCTGCTTACAACAGCATGTACTGAAAACTCACCTGACACCGACCCTAAAAACCCGCCAGTCGAGATAAGTCTTTCGGAACAGAACCTCCTCAGAGCAATGGAACTGACCGATAGTGCTGTTTCTGCCCATTTTACAGGGGCAGGAATGGCCATGGCCAGGTATTATAACCCCTACACTGAAGTCCGATCCAATGAGACTGGCAGTGTATGGATGTATACTGCGGCCATAGAAGCTGTCAACGCAGTCCTACATGGCCTACAAGCCCAAAAGGAACATGGTAATGCAAAGCTTTACGATGAAAACTTTGATAAGTATACTGAACTTCTTGCCCAGCTGTATGACAATTTGGATTATTACCAAGGCACTTTTGAACTGGTGTCCTATACCCAAACCAAAGAATGGTCGGTATATGGGGTAAATCGAGGCAATGCCAAGGGAACAGCCAAAGTAGAAGGCATCGAAAATGTGTATGACGACCAAATGTGGCTCGTACGTGAATTGCTTGAATCCTACAAAATCACAGGAGAAACAGCCTATTTGGAAAAAGCCGAATACCTGACTGCTTATGTTTTGGATGGATGGGACACCACTAGAAACCCAGATGGCACAGAACGTGGCGGTATAACTTGGGGACCTGGTTATGTCACCAAACATGCCTGTAGTAATGGACCGATGGTGAGCCCATTGGTTTGGCTGCATGAAATCTATAAGGATAAGTCAGATGAAATCACTTACCGTTATATCGATGCAGAAGACAAACAGACCAGAAAGACCATGCAAATGAGCAAAAGCGAATACTATGCTGATTTTGCCAAAAAAGTTTATGACTGGCAAAAGGATCAATTGTTACGTTCTGACGGCGTTTATGACGATATGAGAGGAGGCTGCTCCCCTGGAAATCCACAAACCGAAACCATCGACGGAACAGTGTACCGCAAGGGCATCAGCTGTCAGGACCGAGTAGGACCCGCTATTTCCTATAACTCTGGAACCATGCTATCAGGAGCCGCCGACTTGTACAGGGCTACCAATGAAAACACATACCTACAGGATGCCAAGGACCTTTCAGATGACAGCTTTGAGTATTTCGCCAAACTCAACCAAACGCATGATGGCTATTACTCATATGACATCAGTGGTTTCAACAACTGGTTCAACGGGGTATTGATGCGTGGATATGTGGATGTACATCCAGCTTATGGATCTGCAGCTGATTATATAAACACATTCCAGAAAAACCTGGACTATGGATATGAGAATTTCCTTTACGAAGGATTCCTCCCCACTAACCTCTTGGTAGGCTGGAGCCTCACGGACAATAACAACAGAACCGAAGGCATGTTCAATTTCGCATTTGCAGCAGAATATGCAGTCTTATCTCGATATGAGCTGACCAAATGA